A genome region from Vibrio tapetis subsp. tapetis includes the following:
- a CDS encoding PAS domain-containing hybrid sensor histidine kinase/response regulator: MNTLEKEQLEESNLALQKSKANEQRLMNENRAILDALSSMSGTHSKQQTFNVLLPVLKQYISFEDAVILSRSEAEEPFKTLLSTNQALACESWEYDEKFERGIDGDCIVLYKPSVLTQFEHFNSIVKDQIGSVLLTGVKTEANQCVILFFGKRRSQFGFESKAALMRFLPLIERALVDITYKEKLQSIVMSRTAQLKRSRERFHDFANSVGDWLWETDEQLNFTYMSEVNSLSFDLSNKDLLSQINNVELANEIRESLDNRKPFKKLEWCNDELTDEWLSVSGAPYYDQYGNFLGYRGIVKDVTQRRRRFLEVKKARLEAEKANRAKSEFLAMMSHEIRTPLNAILGLIDVLLDSAPRDKDQDRLELMASSAELLLAIISDVLDLSKVESSSFKLEKQVVNLRDTVANSLTQYHPLAESKGLTFITSLDENLPTYVNTDPTRLSQILFNLVGNAIKFTSVGHIKVTISLSENRYLNLEVEDTGIGMEQHAIDKLFSPFVQADSSITRKYGGTGLGLTITKHLVHSFDGSICVTSDIDQGSRFAVSIPVTTSHFKSDSLRETTTNNEEVVIKRQSLNILVAEDSPANQMVIRLLLNNLGHNVTIANNGLEAIKIAKENEQSLDVVFMDISMPEMDGITATKEIRERSIALPIIALTAHAMPDDKAQCLSSGMNDFITKPVRSKDLQIALSRFL; this comes from the coding sequence ATGAATACGTTAGAAAAAGAACAACTTGAAGAATCCAATTTAGCATTGCAAAAAAGTAAAGCTAATGAACAACGTCTTATGAACGAAAATAGGGCAATTTTGGATGCGTTGTCATCGATGAGTGGTACTCATAGTAAACAACAAACATTTAACGTATTACTTCCAGTGTTAAAGCAATATATTAGCTTTGAAGATGCTGTTATTTTATCGAGATCTGAAGCTGAAGAACCTTTTAAAACATTGCTGTCAACCAACCAAGCTCTTGCATGTGAGTCGTGGGAATACGATGAAAAATTTGAGCGTGGAATAGATGGAGACTGCATTGTCTTATATAAACCAAGCGTATTAACCCAGTTTGAACATTTTAATTCAATCGTAAAAGATCAAATTGGTTCCGTCTTATTGACGGGGGTTAAAACTGAGGCGAATCAGTGTGTTATTTTATTTTTCGGCAAACGTAGGTCGCAGTTTGGTTTTGAGAGTAAAGCGGCTCTTATGCGATTTTTACCTCTTATAGAACGTGCACTGGTCGACATTACGTACAAAGAAAAACTTCAATCCATCGTTATGTCACGAACAGCGCAGTTAAAAAGGAGTAGGGAGCGTTTTCATGATTTTGCCAATAGTGTTGGTGATTGGTTATGGGAAACCGACGAGCAGTTGAATTTCACCTATATGTCAGAGGTGAATTCATTGAGCTTTGACCTCTCTAATAAGGATCTTTTAAGTCAGATAAACAATGTCGAATTGGCCAACGAAATAAGAGAGTCGCTTGATAATCGTAAGCCGTTCAAAAAACTAGAATGGTGCAATGACGAATTAACTGACGAATGGTTAAGCGTTAGTGGGGCACCTTACTACGATCAATATGGCAACTTTCTTGGTTACCGAGGTATTGTAAAGGACGTTACGCAACGACGACGAAGATTTCTAGAAGTGAAAAAAGCCCGACTCGAAGCAGAGAAAGCAAATCGAGCCAAATCTGAATTCTTAGCGATGATGAGCCACGAAATTAGAACGCCGCTAAATGCAATTTTAGGGCTGATTGACGTATTATTAGATTCGGCACCAAGAGATAAAGACCAGGACAGATTAGAATTAATGGCATCGTCAGCTGAGTTATTACTCGCGATCATTTCAGATGTACTTGATTTGTCTAAAGTTGAATCCTCAAGCTTTAAGCTTGAAAAACAAGTGGTTAATCTACGTGACACTGTAGCTAATAGTTTGACTCAATACCACCCATTGGCTGAGTCAAAGGGCTTAACATTCATTACGTCCCTTGACGAAAATCTACCAACCTATGTCAACACTGACCCAACTAGGCTATCTCAAATCTTATTTAACTTAGTGGGAAATGCCATCAAATTTACCTCTGTTGGGCATATTAAAGTAACAATCTCGCTCAGCGAAAATCGATATCTTAATTTAGAAGTAGAAGATACGGGTATCGGTATGGAGCAACATGCCATCGACAAATTGTTTAGCCCTTTTGTTCAAGCCGACAGTTCCATAACTCGGAAGTATGGAGGAACAGGCCTAGGTCTAACCATAACAAAGCATTTGGTTCATTCGTTTGATGGCTCTATATGCGTAACCAGTGATATTGATCAGGGAAGTCGTTTTGCCGTTTCTATCCCTGTGACCACGTCACATTTTAAAAGTGATAGCTTAAGAGAGACTACAACCAATAACGAAGAAGTAGTCATTAAACGTCAATCTTTAAACATACTCGTTGCGGAAGACAGCCCAGCAAATCAAATGGTCATCCGACTCCTGCTCAACAACCTAGGGCACAACGTTACGATTGCGAACAATGGTCTAGAAGCCATTAAGATAGCGAAGGAAAATGAACAAAGCCTCGACGTAGTCTTTATGGATATTTCAATGCCAGAAATGGATGGCATTACCGCAACGAAAGAGATCAGAGAGCGTAGCATCGCGTTACCAATCATTGCATTAACTGCTCACGCAATGCCTGATGATAAGGCGCAGTGTTTAAGCTCCGGTATGAATGACTTCATTACCAAACCGGTGAGAAGTAAAGATCTTCAAATCGCTCTTAGTCGTTTTCTATAA
- a CDS encoding single-stranded DNA-binding protein, with translation MLKIEVFKEDVKSTPRTMQGKDGKPPRTIYEQDAYVFLEGRFPTLTKVQLEEGQPPYQAGIYTFHSSSYIVNHFNTVELKKYGKMIVPMEPEL, from the coding sequence ATGTTAAAAATTGAAGTTTTCAAAGAAGACGTTAAATCGACACCAAGAACCATGCAGGGTAAAGATGGGAAACCACCGCGCACAATTTACGAACAAGATGCGTATGTATTTTTAGAAGGTCGCTTCCCGACATTGACCAAGGTTCAATTGGAAGAAGGCCAGCCGCCATATCAAGCGGGGATTTATACGTTTCATTCCTCGTCATACATCGTCAATCACTTCAATACGGTTGAATTGAAAAAATACGGTAAAATGATTGTCCCAATGGAGCCTGAACTATGA
- a CDS encoding YegP family protein: MGKYVIKKSDKNTSQPYYFVLKADNNQVIAQSEMYSTKQNAENGIQSVKNNANSNTVDET, translated from the coding sequence ATGGGCAAATATGTAATCAAGAAATCAGATAAAAACACTTCACAACCATACTACTTTGTACTAAAAGCAGATAACAACCAAGTAATTGCGCAAAGCGAAATGTATAGCACTAAGCAAAACGCAGAGAATGGGATTCAATCTGTTAAAAACAATGCAAACTCAAATACAGTAGATGAAACTTAA
- a CDS encoding replication initiation factor domain-containing protein: MKKLVFTPDELEIDTEATPFVFVDYLSWSIPYAALRHAHKSDLTSPIWASLPKADYRMAKTPEQKEKLVERYKQKWNVAMMDRLEAFCLHVLGLRMSSWRGKGLYGYEDSCHLMSKHSNKHVGFIALGGNRGTCYFQIEGLGCQHLFQHTSAFRLHWWLQLLDCSRLSRIDLAVDDFHGLFGREYAKKAYADDAFRTHPQGRGPSAGERYFAESGGKVLNESFEVGQRSSRIYWRIYNKAAQLGLDMFWFRSEVELKDTPIDVLLDISGVFAGLCAYSASIVDSMPVKVVTKKKQAALDIHGRVRWARRQVGRTLHDIAKHFGGDLEKTFGVLISKDFHDDGLSLPDTYRKVIDEIIGT; the protein is encoded by the coding sequence ATGAAAAAATTGGTTTTTACTCCAGATGAGCTTGAAATTGATACAGAAGCGACACCTTTCGTTTTTGTTGATTACTTGTCGTGGTCTATCCCTTACGCAGCACTTAGGCATGCTCACAAATCAGATTTAACGTCTCCTATCTGGGCATCACTTCCAAAAGCTGATTATCGAATGGCTAAAACTCCAGAACAAAAAGAAAAACTTGTCGAGCGTTATAAACAAAAATGGAACGTAGCCATGATGGATAGACTTGAAGCCTTTTGTCTTCATGTTCTTGGTCTTCGAATGTCTTCTTGGCGCGGTAAAGGCTTGTATGGGTATGAAGATTCTTGTCATCTGATGTCAAAACACTCTAATAAACACGTTGGTTTTATTGCCTTGGGTGGTAACCGTGGAACCTGTTATTTCCAAATTGAGGGGCTAGGGTGTCAGCATCTTTTTCAGCACACCTCTGCTTTTCGCTTGCATTGGTGGTTACAGCTTTTGGATTGTTCACGCCTTTCTCGTATTGATTTAGCGGTAGATGATTTTCACGGTTTGTTTGGGCGTGAGTACGCTAAAAAAGCCTATGCAGATGATGCCTTTCGAACACACCCTCAAGGTCGAGGGCCTAGTGCAGGTGAACGATATTTTGCTGAGTCGGGGGGTAAGGTGCTCAATGAATCTTTTGAGGTTGGTCAGCGTTCCTCGCGGATTTACTGGCGAATTTATAACAAGGCTGCGCAACTCGGCCTAGATATGTTTTGGTTTCGTAGTGAGGTGGAATTGAAAGACACGCCTATTGATGTATTGCTCGACATATCCGGCGTATTTGCTGGCTTGTGTGCATATTCAGCATCCATAGTCGATTCAATGCCAGTAAAGGTGGTCACAAAAAAGAAACAAGCTGCACTCGACATTCACGGGCGTGTTCGCTGGGCTCGTCGTCAAGTGGGGCGAACGTTGCACGATATTGCTAAACATTTTGGCGGTGATTTAGAAAAAACTTTCGGTGTATTGATATCGAAAGACTTTCATGACGATGGGCTGTCATTACCTGATACCTATCGAAAAGTAATAGACGAGATAATAGGAACTTAA
- a CDS encoding zonular occludens toxin domain-containing protein produces MAISIRTGANGSYKTAYVVWFVILPALRAGRVVVTNIEGMEPLPEIESRLGEKFPSTTRLIRIFSRDVDGIDLWQHFFCWCPLGALIVVDECQDIMSKNIGFDLRKIKSRPFSEFVDNLPPDFSELFYSRHIPVNMDSLRSCEVDDRGRAEYDSDGKIIYPLSFNEGFMRHRKYNWDIELLSPDWKQIDSGIKACAEQAFFHKNNDGIFWSKRRPYIYKHKLSAASIELPKKNDVNLTKEKIPVDAHLLYKSTGTGKVTKSGGVNLIFKNPKLIIVMLIGLFCLGVLINGLSNLVFGESQEVEKVEEVKKGEQTNKNNQNNTALASQGNENGSVVHSGGNTDSVYIDGDNFLHLLNSPIPELQINGLKNVYLTSYTYIFLTEKRPYDVKLRLSLKVETDSGSYHINESYLRRKKIGFNVLDECLLELVKDERSYLVGCAPLDEPTETQYASNGAKPISFSKDILKLNN; encoded by the coding sequence ATGGCTATCAGTATCAGAACGGGGGCTAACGGCTCTTACAAAACCGCTTATGTAGTTTGGTTTGTTATTCTTCCTGCTTTACGTGCGGGTCGTGTAGTGGTGACGAACATCGAGGGCATGGAGCCACTTCCTGAAATCGAGAGTCGTTTAGGCGAAAAATTCCCCTCTACAACTCGACTCATTAGGATATTTTCAAGGGATGTGGATGGGATTGACTTGTGGCAACACTTCTTTTGTTGGTGTCCTCTTGGGGCGCTTATCGTTGTTGATGAGTGCCAAGACATCATGTCTAAAAATATTGGCTTTGACTTAAGAAAAATTAAATCTCGTCCTTTCTCTGAGTTTGTTGATAATCTTCCTCCTGACTTCTCTGAGCTTTTTTATAGCCGTCACATCCCCGTTAATATGGATAGCCTTCGCTCTTGTGAGGTGGATGATAGGGGGCGTGCTGAATACGATTCTGACGGTAAAATCATTTATCCATTGTCCTTTAACGAGGGCTTCATGAGGCATCGTAAATACAATTGGGATATTGAACTGTTATCACCTGATTGGAAGCAAATAGATTCAGGAATTAAAGCCTGTGCTGAGCAAGCTTTCTTTCATAAAAATAATGATGGAATTTTTTGGTCTAAGAGGCGACCTTATATTTATAAGCATAAGTTATCGGCGGCCTCTATTGAATTACCAAAGAAAAACGATGTTAATTTAACAAAGGAAAAAATTCCTGTTGATGCTCACTTATTATATAAGTCAACAGGGACAGGCAAGGTGACGAAATCTGGGGGTGTTAACTTAATATTCAAGAACCCTAAGTTAATCATCGTAATGTTAATTGGTTTGTTTTGTTTGGGGGTGTTAATTAATGGTCTATCCAATTTGGTTTTTGGTGAATCGCAGGAAGTGGAAAAAGTGGAGGAGGTTAAGAAGGGAGAACAAACCAATAAGAACAACCAGAACAATACGGCATTGGCTTCTCAAGGTAATGAAAATGGTTCTGTTGTACATAGCGGTGGGAATACTGATTCGGTTTATATCGATGGGGATAATTTCCTTCATCTCTTAAACTCTCCAATCCCTGAACTTCAAATCAACGGTTTAAAGAATGTTTACCTAACCAGTTACACGTATATATTTCTGACCGAAAAAAGACCGTATGACGTGAAGTTGCGGTTGTCATTAAAAGTCGAGACCGATTCGGGTAGCTATCATATTAATGAATCTTACTTAAGACGCAAAAAGATTGGGTTTAACGTATTGGATGAATGCTTGCTTGAGCTGGTTAAAGACGAGCGTTCTTATCTGGTCGGTTGCGCTCCATTGGATGAGCCAACCGAAACCCAATACGCATCAAATGGTGCTAAGCCAATATCATTTTCCAAAGACATTTTAAAGCTCAACAATTGA
- a CDS encoding LPXTG cell wall anchor domain-containing protein, with the protein MKNMKIKIITLTALLASGSAAAEDSAITTALKAAIATGQENYGYVVVGLIALAALGFGLRSITGGMKSA; encoded by the coding sequence ATGAAAAACATGAAAATTAAAATCATCACTCTTACTGCTTTACTTGCTTCTGGCTCTGCGGCTGCTGAGGATTCAGCGATTACAACGGCTCTTAAAGCGGCTATTGCAACAGGTCAAGAGAACTACGGCTATGTTGTCGTAGGTTTGATTGCTTTGGCGGCGCTTGGCTTCGGGTTGCGTTCAATCACTGGCGGAATGAAGAGTGCTTAA
- a CDS encoding phage/plasmid replication protein, II/X family codes for MYFIDKLFMQQQYPQGGLPLVGTHVIERLEMETGEALPPSVNQKRLEGSFSTKLTIRCDGYKVRVEGNPSRWQRMDNLFGLTTFEECVAIYNHILAKYNLPPFTKNTRLCPRQTPDGKPISFIGNGAEITAVDWTQNLSVGQGMEASFIRGMSSMQIGRGRKPTLYPNGMTCSWGYGSNWRADILYAKAFELREHLKKDKRKKIGVTVKQLEYIEKLISYCEEQGVVRQEHKLQQILLKKHNLHYYGLKTEADYLPHLNEIENAMKTIQINHDEHKSIADQLLDLGIVKSRQAANSTQSYATMWQHGTDLRQVLKQSQFYEHKSRLKKIGIDIGQVFDVTRLCPTLKRSELIEVKPLAIPNWYHLPVVAKSNVMPFKAIA; via the coding sequence TTGTACTTCATTGATAAGCTTTTCATGCAACAACAGTATCCCCAAGGTGGTCTTCCACTTGTTGGGACGCATGTGATTGAAAGGCTAGAAATGGAGACAGGGGAAGCATTACCTCCATCGGTTAATCAAAAGCGTTTAGAAGGATCATTTAGTACAAAGCTGACTATTAGGTGTGATGGTTACAAAGTTCGTGTAGAAGGAAATCCCTCTCGTTGGCAGCGGATGGATAATCTATTTGGGCTAACAACATTTGAAGAATGTGTAGCAATTTACAATCATATATTGGCGAAATACAACTTACCGCCATTCACTAAAAATACTCGTTTATGTCCTCGTCAAACACCGGATGGTAAGCCAATAAGTTTTATAGGTAATGGCGCTGAAATTACAGCTGTTGATTGGACTCAAAACTTATCAGTAGGTCAGGGGATGGAGGCATCATTCATTCGTGGAATGTCTTCTATGCAAATAGGTAGAGGTAGGAAGCCAACACTTTACCCTAACGGTATGACTTGTAGCTGGGGCTATGGTTCCAATTGGCGAGCAGACATACTTTATGCCAAAGCATTTGAGCTTAGAGAGCACCTCAAAAAAGACAAAAGAAAGAAAATAGGCGTGACGGTTAAACAGCTAGAATATATAGAAAAATTAATCAGTTATTGTGAAGAGCAAGGTGTCGTCAGACAAGAGCATAAATTACAGCAAATATTATTGAAGAAGCATAATTTACATTACTACGGGCTAAAAACAGAAGCAGATTATTTACCACATTTGAATGAAATCGAGAATGCCATGAAGACAATACAAATTAATCATGATGAACATAAAAGCATTGCTGACCAATTATTAGATCTGGGGATTGTTAAGAGTCGCCAAGCCGCAAATTCTACTCAGAGTTATGCAACGATGTGGCAGCACGGTACTGATTTACGCCAGGTCTTAAAACAAAGTCAATTTTACGAACATAAATCTCGGCTCAAGAAAATAGGTATAGATATCGGTCAGGTTTTTGATGTTACTCGCCTGTGTCCAACCTTAAAACGCTCAGAGTTAATTGAAGTAAAACCGCTCGCTATTCCAAATTGGTATCACTTACCAGTAGTTGCTAAGTCTAATGTTATGCCGTTTAAGGCAATCGCTTAA
- a CDS encoding helix-turn-helix transcriptional regulator, giving the protein MLKDVIKSARVERGYTQEQIAKLVKVAKQTYLKWENGETEPKATQIQLLAENLGLTANEICSGKRTTKMSLEDFIVETAINKWPSELVTMMTWKMIPDHEVFFDRIEHTSEGQYYEAIGEVGEIERALGKR; this is encoded by the coding sequence GTGTTGAAAGATGTAATTAAGTCTGCGCGTGTAGAACGTGGTTATACCCAAGAGCAAATAGCAAAATTGGTGAAAGTAGCAAAGCAAACCTACTTGAAATGGGAAAATGGCGAAACTGAACCCAAAGCAACTCAAATCCAGTTATTGGCAGAAAACCTTGGACTAACAGCAAACGAAATATGCTCTGGCAAAAGAACAACCAAAATGAGCTTAGAAGACTTCATTGTAGAAACGGCAATCAACAAATGGCCTAGTGAATTAGTGACTATGATGACGTGGAAAATGATCCCAGACCACGAGGTGTTTTTTGACAGAATAGAGCATACAAGCGAAGGCCAATACTATGAAGCAATTGGTGAGGTTGGAGAGATTGAGAGAGCGCTAGGAAAACGGTGA
- a CDS encoding DUF2523 family protein: MDSIYDLLGSMSDMFKSVEAYLLAIPDMFDDLLAHLHYWYIKGKLTFALFFIELSYNTAKVFLNEIGFNRLIETSFNALPDELRYYAFLFKVPDAITLYMNCLSTALVMRLSRW; the protein is encoded by the coding sequence ATGGATTCTATTTACGATTTACTAGGTTCTATGTCAGATATGTTTAAGTCAGTTGAAGCTTATTTATTGGCGATACCAGATATGTTTGACGATTTACTCGCACATTTACACTACTGGTATATTAAAGGAAAGTTGACGTTTGCTCTGTTCTTTATCGAGCTTTCTTACAATACGGCCAAGGTGTTTCTTAATGAAATTGGTTTCAATCGATTAATTGAAACCTCGTTCAATGCTTTACCTGACGAACTTCGTTATTACGCTTTCTTGTTCAAAGTCCCAGACGCAATCACGTTGTATATGAATTGCTTATCAACGGCTCTTGTTATGCGTTTATCAAGGTGGTAA